The Exiguobacterium aurantiacum DSM 6208 genome includes a window with the following:
- the purD gene encoding phosphoribosylamine--glycine ligase has translation MNVLVIGRGGREHALAWKLKQDGHDVFVAPGNLNMDGMTCVPIEETDVAALVTFAKAEQIGWTIVGPESALMAGVVDAFEKENLRIFGPTKAAALLEGSKAFAKEVMQQANIPTAAYETFTDAASALAYIEAIGAPLVVKADGLAAGKGVTVAFSLEEAREAITDIFTTDKFGAQSRVVIEEFLDGEEFSLMAFVSGGHVIPMITSQDHKRAYDNDAGPNTGGMGAYSPMSHLAESVYDEAVEQVLHPLAKTMVERGTPFEGFLYAGLILTADGPKVIEFNARFGDPETEVIVPNLASPLLDVIEAVVAKKTYAIEWLDAYTIGVVVAAEGYPSIAVSGQVLSGFERLPEDVRVFHAGT, from the coding sequence ATGAACGTACTCGTCATTGGACGCGGTGGGCGGGAACACGCACTCGCCTGGAAATTGAAACAAGACGGGCACGACGTTTTCGTCGCCCCGGGCAATCTCAACATGGACGGCATGACGTGCGTGCCGATCGAAGAGACGGACGTCGCGGCGCTCGTCACGTTCGCTAAGGCGGAACAGATCGGTTGGACGATCGTCGGACCGGAGTCGGCGCTCATGGCCGGAGTCGTCGACGCGTTCGAGAAAGAAAACTTGCGTATTTTCGGCCCGACGAAAGCCGCCGCTCTGCTTGAAGGCAGCAAGGCGTTCGCGAAGGAAGTCATGCAACAGGCGAACATTCCGACCGCGGCCTACGAGACGTTCACCGACGCGGCCTCGGCTCTGGCATATATCGAAGCGATCGGGGCCCCGCTCGTCGTCAAGGCGGACGGACTTGCCGCCGGGAAAGGGGTGACGGTCGCTTTCTCGCTTGAAGAAGCAAGAGAAGCGATTACGGACATCTTTACGACCGATAAGTTCGGTGCGCAGTCGCGTGTCGTCATCGAAGAGTTTTTGGACGGAGAAGAGTTCTCGCTCATGGCGTTCGTTTCGGGGGGACATGTCATCCCGATGATCACGTCGCAAGACCATAAACGCGCCTATGACAACGATGCAGGACCAAACACGGGCGGGATGGGTGCGTATAGCCCGATGTCTCATCTTGCGGAAAGCGTTTATGACGAGGCGGTCGAACAAGTGCTTCATCCGCTCGCGAAGACGATGGTCGAGCGGGGGACACCGTTTGAAGGCTTCTTATATGCGGGACTCATCTTGACGGCTGACGGGCCGAAAGTGATCGAGTTCAATGCGCGTTTCGGGGACCCGGAGACCGAAGTGATCGTGCCGAACCTTGCCTCACCTCTCCTTGACGTCATCGAAGCGGTCGTCGCCAAAAAAACGTACGCGATCGAGTGGCTTGACGCTTACACGATTGGGGTCGTCGTGGCGGCGGAAGGCTATCCGTCGATAGCGGTGTCAGGACAAGTGTTATCCGGTTTTGAGCGTTTGCCGGAAGACGTCCGTGTGTTCCATGCCGGGACG
- the purN gene encoding phosphoribosylglycinamide formyltransferase, whose protein sequence is MKRFAIFASGSGSNAEAIWQAIERGELSGECVLLVTDKPDAKVLERADQYHIPSFSFTPKAYASKQDFEEEILVLLHTLRVEYIVLAGYMRLIGDVLLEAYPSRIINIHPSLLPAFPGKDAIGQALAADVDVSGVTIHYVDAGMDTGPIIAQREVEITDCDPAEAAKRIQAVEHALYPHVLHQVFIQQEVFK, encoded by the coding sequence GTGAAGCGGTTCGCCATCTTCGCCTCCGGTTCAGGCAGCAACGCCGAAGCGATTTGGCAAGCAATCGAACGCGGCGAGCTGTCTGGGGAATGCGTGCTGCTCGTCACGGACAAACCGGATGCGAAAGTACTTGAACGGGCTGATCAATATCATATCCCGAGCTTTTCGTTCACACCGAAAGCGTATGCGTCGAAACAAGACTTTGAAGAAGAGATTCTTGTCTTGTTGCATACGCTGCGCGTCGAATATATCGTCTTGGCAGGCTATATGCGTTTGATTGGGGACGTCTTGCTCGAGGCGTATCCGAGCCGGATCATCAACATCCATCCATCTCTCCTCCCGGCGTTCCCCGGAAAAGACGCGATTGGACAAGCGCTCGCCGCGGACGTAGACGTCAGCGGTGTCACCATCCATTACGTCGATGCGGGGATGGACACGGGACCAATCATCGCCCAGCGCGAAGTAGAGATTACGGACTGTGATCCCGCAGAAGCGGCAAAGCGGATCCAAGCGGTCGAGCATGCGCTCTACCCGCACGTGTTACATCAAGTGTTCATTCAACAGGAGGTTTTCAAGTGA
- the purM gene encoding phosphoribosylformylglycinamidine cyclo-ligase: MSLRYEQAGVNLEAGYEAVSRMKRHVARTMRPEVMTGLGSFGAMIDLGSMQLKHPILVSGTDGVGTKLKLAFALDQHDTIGIDCVAMCVNDCLVHGAEPLYFLDYIATGKADPAKLERIVAGVAEGCVQAGCALVGGETAEMPGMYPDGEYDIAGFAVGVVEKEALIDGRTIEAGDIVLGLASSGVHSNGFSLVRHIVEAQGLAYTDEIAMLDTTLGNALLLPTRIYSEAAKAAISTGLVQGMAHITGGGFYENVPRMLPEGLGVTFDASSWPSLPVFDWLEQVGHVSKQEMFNVFNMGIGFMIAVRPEDVAVVEAALERAGETSHRIGKVDAKPGVRIMGVDQ; the protein is encoded by the coding sequence ATGAGTTTAAGATATGAACAAGCGGGTGTGAATTTAGAGGCAGGCTATGAGGCGGTATCGCGCATGAAGCGTCACGTCGCACGGACGATGCGTCCTGAGGTCATGACCGGCCTTGGCAGTTTCGGTGCGATGATTGATCTCGGGTCGATGCAACTGAAGCATCCGATCCTCGTGAGCGGGACAGATGGTGTCGGGACGAAGCTGAAACTCGCGTTCGCGCTCGACCAACATGATACGATTGGGATTGACTGTGTGGCGATGTGTGTCAACGACTGCCTCGTCCATGGTGCCGAACCGCTCTATTTCTTAGACTACATCGCGACCGGCAAAGCCGATCCGGCGAAGCTTGAGCGTATCGTCGCCGGTGTCGCTGAAGGTTGTGTCCAAGCGGGCTGTGCCCTCGTCGGAGGTGAGACGGCCGAGATGCCGGGCATGTATCCGGACGGGGAGTACGACATCGCTGGATTCGCCGTCGGTGTCGTCGAGAAAGAGGCACTGATCGACGGACGGACGATCGAAGCAGGAGATATCGTCCTTGGGCTCGCCTCATCCGGCGTCCATTCGAACGGCTTCTCACTCGTCCGTCATATCGTCGAAGCGCAAGGACTCGCCTACACGGATGAGATCGCGATGCTCGATACGACGCTCGGCAATGCGTTGTTGTTGCCGACCCGCATCTACTCAGAGGCGGCGAAAGCGGCGATTTCGACCGGACTCGTCCAAGGGATGGCCCATATCACGGGCGGTGGCTTCTATGAGAACGTGCCCCGGATGCTGCCAGAAGGACTTGGCGTCACATTCGATGCGTCGAGTTGGCCAAGTCTCCCGGTCTTCGATTGGCTCGAACAAGTCGGCCACGTCTCGAAGCAAGAGATGTTCAACGTCTTTAACATGGGAATCGGTTTCATGATCGCCGTCCGCCCAGAGGATGTCGCGGTGGTTGAAGCGGCACTCGAACGCGCCGGGGAGACGTCGCACCGGATTGGAAAGGTCGACGCGAAGCCAGGTGTCCGCATCATGGGGGTCGACCAGTGA
- the purF gene encoding amidophosphoribosyltransferase, which yields MLYDIRGMNEECGVFGVYGHIDASHLAYYGLHSLQHRGQEGTGIVTADGKRLNAKRGLGLVAEVFDEPSLDALTGHHAIGHVRYSTAGGNTLENVQPLHFKSLTGDLAMAHNGNLVNATELKHMLEAEGAIFQTTSDTEVVAHLIKRSRGNSLKERISDSLARLVGAFAFLFLTEDALYVAVDVHGLRPLSLGQTEDGAYVFASETCAFDVVGATYVRDVEPGELLMITADGITSERYSEAAVRAMCSMEYIYFSRPDSIIDGVNVHTARKAMGKKMFDEAPVEADVVTGVPDSSISAAIGYAEASGIPYEMGLIKNRYVGRTFIQPSQELRERGVKMKLSALRGVVNGKRVIMVDDSIVRGTTSRRIVKMLREAGATEVHVRITSPPIKHPCYYGIDTSSKEELIAATKSITEIKEEIGADSLAFLSLEGTVDAIDRPFEGNLRGQCAACFTGLYPTELAELVTETKA from the coding sequence ATGTTATATGACATCCGAGGCATGAATGAGGAGTGCGGTGTGTTCGGCGTCTACGGACACATCGACGCGTCTCATCTCGCCTACTACGGCCTGCATAGCCTGCAACACCGGGGCCAAGAAGGGACGGGCATCGTCACGGCGGACGGGAAACGTTTGAACGCGAAGCGTGGGCTTGGGCTCGTCGCCGAAGTGTTCGATGAGCCGTCACTCGACGCACTCACCGGACATCACGCCATCGGGCACGTCCGCTATTCGACAGCGGGTGGAAACACGCTCGAGAACGTCCAACCGCTCCACTTCAAATCACTCACCGGCGACTTGGCGATGGCGCATAACGGGAACCTCGTCAATGCGACCGAACTGAAACATATGCTCGAGGCGGAAGGCGCGATTTTCCAGACGACATCGGACACAGAAGTCGTCGCCCATTTGATCAAGCGGAGCCGCGGGAATTCACTGAAAGAACGGATTTCGGATAGCTTGGCCCGTCTCGTCGGAGCGTTCGCCTTTCTCTTTTTGACAGAAGATGCTCTTTACGTCGCGGTCGATGTCCACGGTCTCCGTCCGCTCTCACTCGGTCAGACCGAGGACGGTGCGTACGTGTTCGCTTCCGAGACGTGTGCGTTCGACGTCGTCGGGGCGACATACGTCCGTGACGTCGAGCCGGGAGAGCTTCTCATGATCACAGCGGACGGCATCACGTCCGAGCGTTACAGTGAAGCGGCGGTCCGGGCGATGTGTTCGATGGAATACATCTACTTCTCACGGCCAGACTCGATCATCGACGGGGTCAACGTCCATACGGCCCGGAAAGCGATGGGGAAAAAGATGTTCGATGAGGCGCCGGTCGAGGCGGACGTCGTGACCGGAGTTCCCGATTCGAGCATTTCGGCAGCGATCGGTTACGCCGAAGCGAGCGGCATCCCGTATGAGATGGGACTCATCAAAAACCGTTACGTCGGGCGGACGTTCATCCAACCGTCGCAAGAGCTACGGGAGCGAGGCGTCAAAATGAAATTATCAGCGCTTCGCGGCGTCGTGAACGGCAAGCGCGTCATCATGGTCGATGATTCCATCGTCCGGGGCACGACGAGCCGGCGGATCGTGAAGATGCTCCGTGAAGCCGGGGCGACCGAAGTGCACGTCCGCATCACGTCACCACCGATCAAGCATCCGTGCTATTACGGCATCGATACATCATCAAAGGAAGAGTTGATTGCGGCCACCAAATCGATTACAGAGATTAAAGAAGAGATTGGGGCCGACTCACTTGCATTTCTCTCGTTAGAAGGGACGGTCGACGCGATTGACCGGCCGTTCGAAGGGAACTTGCGCGGGCAGTGTGCCGCTTGCTTCACCGGACTTTATCCGACAGAACTGGCGGAACTTGTGACAGAGACAAAAGCTTGA
- the purL gene encoding phosphoribosylformylglycinamidine synthase subunit PurL, translating to MLVTTEPTALDIREARLYATMGLSDEEYALVVSLLGRDPNYTEIGLFSVMWSEHCSYKNSKPVLRKFPTTGKHVLQGPGEGAGIVDIGDGQAVAFKIESHNHPSAIEPYQGAATGVGGIIRDIFSMGARPVALLNSLRFGDLNESRVKHLFGHVVSGIAGYGNCVGIPTVGGEVAFDPAYAGNPLVNAMCVGLIRHEDIQKGIAEGVGNSVMYVGATTGRDGIHGATFASEELGEDADEKRPAVQVGDPFMEKLLIEACLEVIKHPALVGIQDMGAAGLTSSSAEMASKAGMGIEMNLDLVPQRESGMTPYEMMLSESQERMLLVVKAGHEDEIEAIVTKWGLHAIKVGEVIEEKVLRLVHHGEIAAEVPVDALAEDAPVYHKPSKVPAYYEAFQAMAPVRPVVTDVLATWKEVLAMPTIASKRWVYEQYDHMVQTSTVVAPGSDAAVIRIRDTEKSIAMTTDCNAKYVYLDPRVGGAIAVAEAARNIVASGAEPLALTDCLNFGSPDKPEGFWQLDQAVEGMAEACRTLDTPVIGGNVSLYNESNGTAIYPTPVVGMVGLIEKREHITTSFAKTAGDVVFLLGETKPEFGGSALQMLQDGKVSGHAPTLDLATERTNQQALLSAIREGLVTAAHDVSEGGLAAALPELVFGTGFGLDVSVETDLVTTLFSESQSRFLVTVVADQADRFETLTNATRIGHVTETPQLIIRASDRLIEMNVAELERVWEGAIPCYMTSEA from the coding sequence ATGCTAGTTACAACTGAACCGACAGCACTCGATATCCGTGAGGCACGCCTATATGCGACGATGGGACTTTCAGACGAAGAGTACGCGCTCGTCGTCTCACTCCTAGGTCGCGACCCGAACTACACAGAGATCGGCTTGTTTTCGGTCATGTGGTCAGAACACTGTTCGTACAAAAACTCGAAGCCTGTGCTCCGTAAGTTCCCGACGACCGGGAAACATGTCCTTCAAGGACCAGGGGAAGGGGCAGGAATCGTCGACATCGGTGACGGGCAAGCGGTCGCTTTCAAAATTGAGAGCCATAACCATCCGTCCGCGATTGAACCATACCAAGGAGCGGCGACAGGGGTCGGCGGCATCATCCGCGACATCTTCTCGATGGGTGCGCGGCCCGTCGCTCTGCTCAACTCGCTCCGCTTCGGAGATTTGAACGAATCACGTGTGAAACATTTATTCGGCCATGTCGTCTCTGGGATCGCCGGTTACGGCAACTGTGTCGGCATCCCGACGGTCGGCGGGGAAGTCGCGTTCGACCCGGCCTACGCCGGCAACCCGCTCGTCAATGCGATGTGCGTCGGACTCATCCGCCACGAAGACATTCAAAAAGGGATCGCGGAAGGAGTCGGCAACTCGGTCATGTACGTCGGTGCGACGACAGGGCGTGACGGGATTCACGGGGCGACGTTCGCCTCGGAAGAACTCGGAGAAGATGCGGACGAGAAACGTCCAGCCGTCCAAGTCGGGGACCCGTTCATGGAGAAGCTGTTGATTGAAGCATGTCTTGAAGTCATCAAGCACCCAGCCCTCGTCGGCATCCAGGACATGGGCGCAGCCGGTCTCACCTCGTCTTCTGCCGAGATGGCATCAAAAGCTGGGATGGGCATCGAGATGAACCTCGACCTCGTCCCGCAACGTGAGTCAGGGATGACACCTTACGAGATGATGTTGTCGGAATCGCAAGAACGGATGCTCCTCGTCGTCAAGGCAGGACATGAAGACGAGATTGAAGCGATTGTCACGAAGTGGGGACTTCATGCGATCAAAGTCGGCGAAGTCATCGAAGAAAAAGTACTTCGTCTCGTCCATCACGGCGAAATCGCGGCGGAAGTACCGGTCGACGCGCTCGCCGAAGACGCACCGGTCTATCATAAGCCGTCAAAAGTTCCGGCCTACTATGAGGCATTCCAAGCGATGGCGCCGGTACGACCGGTCGTCACAGATGTCCTCGCGACGTGGAAAGAGGTCCTTGCCATGCCGACGATTGCCTCGAAGCGTTGGGTGTACGAGCAGTACGACCATATGGTCCAAACGTCGACCGTCGTCGCGCCAGGCAGTGACGCGGCCGTCATCCGCATCCGTGATACCGAGAAGTCAATCGCAATGACGACGGACTGCAACGCGAAATACGTCTACCTCGACCCACGTGTCGGCGGTGCCATCGCGGTCGCCGAAGCGGCACGCAACATCGTCGCGAGCGGGGCTGAACCGTTGGCGCTCACGGACTGCTTGAACTTCGGTAGCCCGGACAAACCGGAAGGGTTCTGGCAACTCGATCAAGCCGTCGAAGGCATGGCTGAGGCGTGTCGGACGCTCGACACACCGGTCATCGGAGGAAATGTCTCGCTTTATAATGAATCGAACGGCACGGCCATCTATCCGACACCGGTCGTCGGCATGGTCGGTTTGATTGAGAAGCGTGAACATATCACGACTTCGTTCGCCAAAACGGCAGGCGACGTCGTCTTCTTGCTCGGTGAGACGAAGCCTGAGTTCGGCGGCAGTGCGCTGCAAATGCTACAAGACGGCAAAGTGAGCGGGCACGCGCCGACACTCGACTTGGCGACAGAACGGACGAATCAACAAGCGCTCCTTTCAGCCATTCGTGAAGGACTCGTCACAGCGGCCCACGACGTGTCTGAAGGCGGACTCGCCGCAGCGCTTCCTGAGCTCGTGTTTGGGACTGGTTTCGGCTTAGACGTGAGCGTCGAGACAGATCTCGTGACGACACTTTTCAGTGAGTCACAATCACGCTTCCTCGTCACGGTCGTGGCCGACCAAGCGGACCGCTTCGAGACGTTGACGAACGCCACGCGCATCGGACATGTGACCGAAACACCACAACTGATTATCCGAGCGAGCGACCGTCTCATTGAAATGAATGTCGCCGAACTTGAACGTGTATGGGAAGGAGCTATTCCATGTTATATGACATCCGAGGCATGA
- the purQ gene encoding phosphoribosylformylglycinamidine synthase subunit PurQ: MKFAVIVFPGSNCDLDMYHAVKDVIGEGAEYVFHTETSLDGYDGVLLPGGFSYGDYLRCGAIAQFSPIMSEVKRFAEEGRPVFGVCNGFQVLVETGLLPGVLMRNRDLKFMCKTVELKVENNETMFTSDYALGETIQIPIAHGEGNYYCDDETLDTLRANGQIAFTYTDNPNGSAADIAGITNAQGNVLGMMPHPERAVEMLLGGEDGKRLFTSMVKWGTRHASYN; encoded by the coding sequence ATGAAATTTGCGGTCATCGTCTTCCCAGGATCGAACTGTGACCTCGATATGTATCACGCGGTCAAAGACGTGATTGGTGAAGGGGCGGAATACGTGTTCCATACGGAGACGTCACTTGACGGGTATGACGGCGTCTTGTTGCCAGGGGGCTTCTCGTACGGCGATTACTTACGGTGCGGGGCCATCGCGCAATTCTCTCCAATCATGAGTGAAGTGAAACGCTTCGCCGAAGAAGGACGCCCGGTGTTCGGTGTGTGCAACGGTTTCCAAGTGCTCGTCGAGACAGGGTTGTTGCCAGGTGTGTTAATGCGAAACCGTGACTTGAAGTTCATGTGTAAGACGGTCGAGCTGAAAGTCGAAAACAACGAGACGATGTTCACGAGCGACTACGCACTCGGTGAGACGATTCAGATCCCAATCGCACACGGGGAAGGCAATTACTACTGTGACGACGAGACGCTCGATACGCTTCGCGCGAACGGGCAAATCGCCTTCACGTATACGGATAATCCGAACGGGTCGGCAGCGGACATCGCCGGCATCACGAACGCGCAAGGCAACGTGCTCGGCATGATGCCGCACCCGGAACGAGCGGTCGAGATGCTACTTGGCGGTGAAGATGGAAAACGATTATTCACTTCGATGGTGAAATGGGGGACACGACATGCTAGTTACAACTGA
- the purS gene encoding phosphoribosylformylglycinamidine synthase subunit PurS, producing MKKVNVYVTLRESVLDPQGVAVKGGLDHLGFTGVESVRIGKVIELQVTDETTEAMVRDMCEKLLVNTVIENYEIEMGVLA from the coding sequence ATGAAAAAAGTAAACGTGTACGTGACATTACGTGAAAGTGTGCTCGATCCACAAGGCGTCGCCGTCAAAGGCGGACTCGACCACCTCGGGTTCACCGGCGTTGAATCGGTGCGCATCGGTAAAGTGATCGAGCTCCAAGTCACGGACGAGACGACCGAGGCGATGGTCCGGGACATGTGTGAGAAGCTGCTCGTCAATACGGTCATCGAGAACTACGAAATCGAGATGGGGGTACTCGCATGA
- the purC gene encoding phosphoribosylaminoimidazolesuccinocarboxamide synthase: protein MEAIYEGKAKALYETEEPGVLRVYYKDDATAFNGEKKQSIDGKGVLNNAITTRLFELMHDNKIPTHFIEKLSDREQLVRRVDIIPLEVVVRNVAAGSLAKRLGWEEGTPLLAPIVEFYYKDDALGDPLLTEDHIRLLQIATHKEVETLRQLGLWVNDVLLDFFAEHGIDVIDFKLEFGKVDGTIILADEISPDTCRLWDKETKQKLDKDVFRRDLGSLTETYGQLLTRIGGMDQ from the coding sequence ATGGAAGCAATTTACGAAGGTAAGGCGAAAGCGTTATACGAGACAGAAGAACCGGGTGTGCTCCGTGTCTATTATAAAGATGACGCCACGGCATTCAATGGGGAAAAGAAACAGTCGATTGACGGCAAAGGCGTGTTGAACAACGCCATTACGACCCGTTTGTTTGAACTGATGCACGACAATAAGATTCCGACGCACTTCATCGAGAAACTGTCAGACCGCGAACAGCTCGTCCGCCGCGTCGACATCATCCCGCTCGAAGTCGTCGTCCGGAACGTCGCTGCCGGCAGTCTCGCCAAACGACTCGGTTGGGAAGAAGGGACACCGCTCCTCGCCCCGATCGTTGAGTTTTACTATAAAGATGACGCACTCGGAGATCCGCTTCTGACAGAAGATCATATCCGTTTACTGCAAATCGCCACACATAAAGAAGTCGAAACATTGCGACAACTCGGCCTTTGGGTGAACGACGTGTTGCTCGATTTCTTCGCAGAACACGGCATCGACGTGATCGACTTCAAACTCGAGTTCGGGAAAGTCGACGGGACGATCATCCTCGCCGATGAGATTTCACCGGACACATGTCGACTTTGGGATAAAGAGACGAAGCAAAAGCTCGACAAAGATGTATTTCGTAGAGACCTCGGTTCACTGACCGAGACGTATGGCCAGCTGTTAACACGCATAGGGGGAATGGACCAATGA
- the purB gene encoding adenylosuccinate lyase gives MISRYTRPEMAAIWTDENKFDAWLKVELYACEAWSELGVIPKEDVKVLWDQASFDVDRILEIEQETRHDVIAFTRAVSETLGEEKKWVHYGLTSTDVVDTALSYLIKQANDILEADLDRFIDILAEKAKAHKYDIMMGRTHGVHAEPTTFGLKLALWYEEMKRNKKRFMAARETIEFGKMSGAVGTFANIDPFIESYVCDKLGIQAAPISTQTLQRDRHAEYMGTLALIATSIEKMATEIRGLQKTETREVEEYFAKGQKGSSAMPHKRNPIGSENMTGLARVIRGHMVTAYENVPLWHERDISHSSAERIILPDATSLLNYMLNRFGNIVKNLTVFPDNMRRNMDRTFGIIFSQRILLALIEKGWSREAAYDAVQPKAMQAWEEETMFRTLIEQDAEMGALFTSDELDDLFDPSHHVRRVDVIFERCGL, from the coding sequence ATGATTTCACGTTATACCCGCCCCGAGATGGCGGCGATTTGGACGGACGAGAACAAGTTTGACGCTTGGCTCAAAGTCGAGCTTTACGCTTGTGAGGCCTGGAGTGAGCTAGGTGTCATCCCGAAAGAAGACGTCAAGGTACTTTGGGATCAAGCTTCATTCGATGTCGACCGCATCCTTGAAATTGAACAAGAGACACGCCACGACGTCATCGCGTTCACTCGAGCCGTCTCAGAAACGCTCGGTGAAGAAAAGAAGTGGGTCCATTACGGGTTGACGTCGACGGATGTCGTCGATACGGCGCTCTCGTACTTGATCAAGCAAGCGAACGACATTTTAGAGGCGGACTTGGACCGCTTCATCGACATTCTCGCTGAGAAGGCGAAAGCACATAAATACGACATCATGATGGGGCGTACACACGGCGTCCACGCCGAACCGACGACGTTCGGATTGAAACTCGCCCTCTGGTATGAAGAAATGAAACGCAACAAGAAACGTTTCATGGCAGCACGCGAGACGATTGAATTTGGGAAAATGAGCGGAGCCGTCGGCACGTTCGCCAACATCGACCCGTTCATCGAATCATATGTGTGTGACAAGCTGGGCATTCAAGCTGCCCCAATCTCGACACAGACGTTGCAACGTGACCGTCACGCTGAGTATATGGGGACGCTCGCATTGATTGCCACGTCGATCGAGAAGATGGCGACCGAGATCCGCGGCCTTCAAAAGACAGAGACACGTGAAGTCGAAGAGTATTTCGCCAAAGGACAAAAAGGTTCATCGGCGATGCCGCATAAACGTAACCCGATTGGCTCTGAGAATATGACGGGGTTGGCCCGCGTCATCCGCGGTCATATGGTGACGGCGTACGAGAACGTCCCGCTTTGGCACGAACGTGACATCTCGCACTCTTCAGCGGAACGCATCATCTTGCCGGACGCGACGAGCTTGTTGAACTATATGCTTAACCGTTTCGGCAACATCGTGAAGAACTTGACGGTGTTCCCGGACAACATGCGCCGCAATATGGACCGGACGTTCGGCATCATCTTCTCGCAACGAATCTTGCTCGCCTTGATCGAGAAAGGCTGGTCACGTGAAGCCGCATATGACGCCGTGCAACCGAAGGCGATGCAGGCGTGGGAAGAAGAGACGATGTTCCGGACATTGATCGAGCAAGATGCTGAAATGGGTGCACTCTTCACGAGTGACGAGCTCGATGACTTGTTCGACCCGAGCCATCACGTGCGTCGTGTCGATGTCATTTTTGAACGCTGTGGTTTGTGA
- the purK gene encoding 5-(carboxyamino)imidazole ribonucleotide synthase has product MRIGILGGGQLGRMMSLSASAMGYETLSLDPNPNAPAAQVAPSIVANFDDIEAAKQLATRSDIITYEFENIDTAMIEAIDEKCPQGMDVLKATQHRLFEKQMVEAAGLRVAPYVPIRSVRDVYRAQDLLTLPLVIKTCRFGYDGKGQTVLRTEQDVHAFVNQFKEGEYVAEAWLPFKKEISVIVTRGSHETTTFPISENIHRNNILHVSIVPARLSQDVLDDARHVALQLADYIGLIGTLAVELFVMEDGSLYINELAPRPHNSGHYTMDACETSQFEQHIRAITGMSLGRTTLHTPVVMVNLLGEQMEELKPQNLPSNVKLHLYGKDEAKPGRKMGHLNVLGDSVEDALHTIEQLAIWKETVL; this is encoded by the coding sequence ATGCGGATCGGGATATTAGGTGGAGGACAACTCGGACGGATGATGTCGCTTAGTGCGAGCGCGATGGGTTATGAGACGCTCAGTCTCGATCCAAACCCGAATGCACCTGCCGCTCAAGTCGCCCCGAGTATCGTGGCAAATTTTGATGACATTGAAGCTGCCAAGCAACTCGCGACACGTTCAGATATCATCACGTATGAGTTTGAGAATATCGACACCGCGATGATCGAAGCAATCGATGAAAAGTGCCCGCAAGGAATGGATGTTTTAAAAGCAACACAGCACCGTTTGTTTGAGAAGCAGATGGTCGAGGCAGCTGGTTTACGGGTCGCCCCTTACGTACCGATCCGGTCAGTACGAGATGTATATCGGGCTCAAGATTTACTAACGCTCCCTCTAGTCATCAAAACGTGTCGCTTCGGCTATGACGGGAAAGGACAAACCGTACTTCGAACCGAGCAAGACGTACACGCATTCGTCAATCAGTTCAAAGAAGGTGAATACGTGGCTGAAGCTTGGCTCCCTTTTAAAAAAGAAATTTCGGTCATCGTGACGAGAGGTTCCCATGAGACGACGACGTTCCCGATTAGTGAGAACATTCATCGGAATAACATTCTTCACGTATCAATCGTTCCGGCACGTCTCTCACAAGACGTCTTGGACGACGCACGACACGTCGCTCTGCAACTAGCGGACTATATCGGACTTATTGGGACGCTCGCAGTTGAGCTCTTCGTCATGGAAGACGGCTCACTATATATAAACGAATTAGCACCGCGACCTCACAATTCGGGTCACTATACGATGGATGCATGTGAGACGTCACAATTCGAACAGCATATCCGTGCAATCACTGGTATGTCACTCGGACGCACGACGCTGCACACCCCAGTCGTCATGGTCAATCTGCTCGGTGAACAGATGGAAGAGCTGAAACCACAGAACTTACCGTCGAATGTTAAACTACATCTGTATGGAAAAGATGAAGCGAAGCCAGGACGAAAGATGGGACACTTGAACGTGCTCGGAGATTCCGTCGAGGACGCGCTTCATACCATCGAACAATTGGCAATTTGGAAGGAGACTGTTTTATGA